The stretch of DNA CCCATGTAGTCAAACCAATTAAATCTTCTGACTTTGTAAGGGCAGTTATTGGCACAGTAGCGCGTACCAAAACAACGGTTATAAGCCATCTGATTCAACCCTTCACTACTGTGGTTGGTTGCCGACACCGGACACACATTTTCACAAGGTGCGTTATCACAGTGCTGACACAGCATCGGCTGGAAGATCACCGAAGGATTTTCATCACTGCCGGCATAGTAGCGGTCAATCCGTAGCCAGTGCATCTCTCTGGAGCGGGAAACTTCCAGCTTGCCGACAACCGGAACATTGTTTTCTGCGTTGCAGGAAATGACGCATGCCCCGCAACCAATACAGGCATTCAGGTCAATGGTCATCTCCCAATGATGGCCATTCTTCAGATTCGGATGAGGCGGATAGAGGGATTTTAAGTGTTTCTGTATTTCCTTTCTGTCTTCATTGCCGGCATAGGGATTGGCTTTATATTCCCGCAAGGTGGTTTCTTTTACGATTCTGCGCTCAATGTTTACACCGAGCTTCTCCATCGGGGTTTGTATGGAATGGTGCATTTGCGTTTGCGCTATGCGGTAAGCCGTTGACGAGGCCAGCTCTATGCTTGCTCCGGAGGTATATTTTACGAATGTGCCGTTGGTAAAGCGTATAAAAGGAAACACATTTTTACCCACCACTTCCTGATCTTTGTGCCTGTCCATCACCCTGCCATAACCCAGGGCGATAGCTATTGTGTTTTCCGGGGTACCCGGCTGCACAATCACAGGAAGAATCACTTCATATCCGTTGGCGCTTACCTTTACAAGGTCGGTTTCTGTACCTACACTTTCATTCATTTTGGTAAGTGCCCTGCGAAAACCATACTGCTCAGCCGTCTTCTTGGATACGGCAGCATAATTATCCCAGGCTATTTTTGAAACCGGATCGGGCAGCTCCTGAAGCCAGGGATTGTCGGCAAATTTGCCATCGCGGATAGCTACTTTTTCATACACCACCAGGTCCAGACCGTCCGTTTTCACGTTTCCGGAGAGGGCTGCACCCGCAGCAGTTACATCAAAGGGTATAAAGGAGGGGTTGTCGGCAGCAACATCTATTTCAAAGACTCCGTCATGGACGGCATGATCCCACATGACGTCAAATGAGACAAAGCGGGTCTGTTTGGGGAAGATATTTTGCTTCCAGTAATTGCGAATATAATCGTAGTAGGTTGTTTCTGCGCCCATCCATTTCAGCAAGCTTTCTGCTGCATGCCTGGTTTTAAACAACGGAGCAATGGTGGGCTGGGTAATGCCATAGAAGCCTGCTTTGGGCTCTGCATCGTTCCAGGATTCAAGGTAGTGATGGGTTGGGCAGGCATACTTGCAGAGAGCTGTCGTTTCATCGTTTTTCGGATTGAGCGAAACGGTAAGCCTGATTTTTTCCAAGCCCTTCCTGAACCGTTCAGCCTCCGGATAGGCATAAACAGGATTGGCATCCAGGATAATAAGAGCATCTATACGCTCCAGTTCATTAACCAGCTCCTGCATGGCGGCATCATCGCCCTGCTTCTGGTAAGAAGCATGGGTAAAACGGATAGTGTTGCCATAATTACCCAGCATATTGTTTATCGCATTGGTTATAAGCTGGGCTTGGACATCATTCAATCCACACAGCAGTACTGAACGGCCTTTAGCAGCCACCAGTTCTTCACCAATGCGGGCTAGAGCATTTTTGACCTGTGTATTGAACTCAGGAAGGGGAAGGCTCTGCGCCCCGGTGCGGGATGCCACTACATTATATAGGTGCAGCAAGGCTGCTCCTTCTTCCGAAGGTCTAACGGGCACCCTTGTGTCTGCATTGCTGCCTGTAAGCGAAAGGTAGGATTCCACCTGGATGTGACGGCTCATCTCCGGGTTTTCTTTTGACACCTTTCTGCGGCTGGCATATTGCGCAGCAAATTCAACGGGCGATAGCCAGGTGCCCAGAAAATCAGCCCCCACACTTACAATCAGATCGGCATTGTCCAGGCGATAGTCAGGAATCACCATTTTGCCGAAAGTCATTTCATTGGCCTTGAGGATAGCGCTGTACGAAACAGCATCCCATGAAATATGCCGGGCGGTAGGATATTTGGACACAAAGTCTTTAATCACCTGCCGCATGGACGGACTGAGTATGGTAGATGACAGAATACGTATTTGACCACCAGCGGCAGCTATGGCTGCCAGTTCGGCAGTTATACTTTCATCCACTTTTTTCCATGAAGTACCTTTCCCGTCTGCCACTGGACGTTGCAGACGATAGTTATCATATAGTCCAAGCACCGAAGCCTGTACCACAGCACTGGTGCCTCCACGGGTAATTTTTGATAATTTGTTGCCTTCAATTTTTATGGGTCTGCCTTCACGGGTTTTCACCAATATGCTGCAGTAATCTCCACCTTCTGCGTAGGTAGAAGCATAGTAGTTGGCTACCCCCGGGGTTATTTCATCCGGCTTAACCAGGTAGGGGATGGATTTTCGTACAGGCATCTCACAGCTTGCAGCTACGGTGGCTGCAGTGACACTGAAGCCCATCATTTTCAAAAAGTCTCTTCTGCTGGATTTTGCCCTGGCTATGTGTTCCAGCTCACTGAGTGCCGGCAGTGCCTCCGGGAACTCATCTGCAGGCCTTGAAGCAGGAGCATTTTCTTTTTCTCCCAGCCCTTTCCAGTATTTCATTTCATCTGACATTCGCTGCCTTGGTTTTTAGTAATGGCATTTTTGGCATTCGGTTCCTCCGATAGTTTCAACAGTAATCCGGTCAATTTTTCCGGCTTTTAATTGCTCATGCAGGCGATGATAGTCACTATAGTAGTTATTCTGTGCAAAGTTCACTTCATTATTGCGATGGCAATTCAGACACCAGCCCATAGAAAGAGGGGCAAACTGATAGAGTTCCTCCATCGTTTCAACCGGACCATGACAGGTCTGGCATTCAAGCCCCGCTACGGCAACATGCTGTGCATGGTTGAAATAAACATGGTCAGGCAGATTATGTATCCTCACCCACTCTACCGGCTTATTGACAAAAGCCAGCACTTCTTCTATATCGGCCTGCGTGTATTTACGATTGGGGTCTCCTTTGAGCCATTCTGTATAAAGCTGCCGGGCTGCTGAATCTCCAAGACTGTGATAGCTAAGGGTATTGGGGTCAAAACCTGCTGCTGCATATATTTTGGTTATTTCCTTGCGACCATACTTACCATTTATAGCACCTTCCTGTATGCCCTTGTGACAATTCATACATACGTTGATGGAGGGAATGGCTGAAGCTTTCCCCTTGGCAGCACTGGAGTGGCAATACTGACAATCAATTTTGTCTATGCCGGCATGGAGCTTATGAGAAAACTTAATAGGTTGCTCAGGCATATATCCTTGCTGCCGGCCCAGATTAATAGCACCATTCACGGCAGCATAACCAATATAAATAACCAGCACAAGCACAATTGTTACAGCGAACTTTTTATTCCGATAGAAAGGAACCGGTTCAGGTACAGGCAGCCCCTGTTTTTCCATCACCATGCGGTTGAGGTTGCTGAGCAGCCTCCATAAGAAGGCAATAATGATTAGTAATACTGCTATAAAGCCATAAAGAAACAGTTCGGTGCTTCTGTCACCGGAGGTGGCAGGAGTTTGCTCGGATGTTGCCGCAGTGGTGGAAGCAGGGGGAACGTATTCAATATAAGCAAGAATGTGATCAATATCTTCATCGGTAAGTTGAGGGAAAGCCGTCATCACCTGAGCATCATATTTGCCCATCTCAACGGCATAGGGATAACCGGATTTAATGGCCTCCGAAGAATTACGTATCCATATATTCAGCCATTCACGCCCTGTTTTGCCTTCAAAATCACCGGCATCCACCCAGCGCTGCTCAACCCCTTTGAGAGCCGGACCGATCAGCTTCTTGTCAATCTTATGACAACTGGCACAGTTGGCTTTGAATAATTTCTCTCCGGAAACGACCTGCTCACTGGGTTGAGCTAACGATATATGAAAAACGAAAACTACGGATACAAAAATCAGGTTGAGACGGCACAGGTTCCTTAGGTTCATCGGGGTGGTACGGTTGTTTGACAGAGCTTAGTCACAGATATGTCAAAATTGGCGGTGCAAACATAAGCCACCCATCCAATACAAACAAAAAAACCCACAAAAATTTATCCGGGAAAATCCAAAGAACAGTATTACACCAATCAGACTCTGATGACGGACACATGTTTTTAAAATTTCTATACCCTCATTTCTTACTTATTTGGCTGAAAAGTGCGCAGGAAAAGATTTGTGCAGGCAGTAAAACATGTGCAGTTTTTACCAATGGGGGCGAATTTAAATTCTACCTTTGCATTTTCAGATTTGAAAAACCCTATGATGGAATTATCAGGCAAAGTAATTGCGGTGCTTCCCCTTCAAAGCGGCAATGGCCGTAATGGTGCATGGCGCAAGCAGGATTTTATTCTTGAAACAAATGGAAAGTATCCCAAAAAGGTGTGTATTTCTATGTGGGGCGATCGCATTGATCAATTCAATATACAAGAGGGACAAATACTTACTGTATCCGTTGAAGTGGAAAGCCGGGAATACAACGGCCGGTGGTACACCGATGTGAAAGCATGGAAGATATCCGCTGACCGCAGTGAAGATTCACCTCACGAAACAGGCACTGCCCCTGCGCCCGTCAATGAAAACCCTGACACTTCGGATGATTTACCTTTCTGAAATTATTCCGAACCCAAACAGCTGAAAGGGCGAGCACCTCGGATTACAGTTCAGATTATTTTCTGCCTAAACGGGATACGAGAGCTTGTTTTTCCCTGACCGGACGGTTTACTTCTCCACGCCTTCCACAAGCACGGTAACCCGATTGTTGAGGCATTCCACAAAACCGGAGTTGATTTTGAACACCTGTGCTCCCTGAGAGGTTTTCACCCGGATTTCTCCTTTTTCAAGGGCTGATATCATCGGAGCATGATTGTTCAGTATCTCAAAAGATCCCATAACTCCGGGTAGTTTTACTCCGCTGACTTCTCCGTCAAAGAGTTTTTTTTCGGGTGTAAGAATTTCCAGATGCATGTTGGGCTTTAACGGTTAAAAAGAGCATTCATCCTTTCTGAATACAGCAAGTAAAAAACTATCCGGAAGGAAAGAAGAAGATCCATAATATTATTTGCTTTCAGCAAGCATCTTTTTCCCTTTTTCAATAGCCTCATCAATGGTTCCTACGAGATTAAAGGCTGCCTCTGGATATTCATCTACCTCGCCATCCAGTATCATGTTAAATCCGCGTATGGTTTCATCAATAGAAACCAAACACCCCTTTAACCCGGTAAATTGTTCAGCTACATGGAACGGCTGTGAAAGGAAACGCTGCACACGTCTGGCGCGGTGCACCACCAGCTTGTCTTCTTCCGATAGTTCTTCCATACCGAGAATGGCAATAATATCCTGCAGCTCCTTATAGCGCTGAAGAATGGCTTTTACGCGCTGGGCGCATGTGTAATGAGCCTCTCCCACAATTTCAGGTGTAAGAATACGCGATGTAGAATCCAGCGGATCCACGGCCGGATAAATGCCAAGCTCCGCAATTTTACGACTAAGCACCGTGGTAGCGTCCAGGTGTGAAAAGGTGGTTGCGGGGGCCGGATCCGTAAGGTCATCCGCGGGCACATAAACCGCCTGAACCGAGGTAATGGATCCTCGCTTGGTGGAAGTGATACGCTCCTGCATCAGACCCATCTCAGTGGCCAAAGTAGGCTGATACCCCACAGCAGAAGGCATACGTCCCAGCAAGGCCGATACTTCCGAACCTGCCTGTGTGAAGCGAAATATATTGTCCACGAAAAAGAGAATGTCTTTTCCGGTAGGTTCATTTTCATCGCCATCACGGAAATATTCGGCAATAGTCAATCCTGAGAGGGCCACGCGGGCGCGGGCTCCGGGAGGTTCGTTCATCTGACCAAACACGAGGGTTGCCTGTGACTGTGCCAACTCCTTAAGATCTACCTTGGATAAATCCCAATCTCCCTGTTCCATACCCCTTTTAAATGCCTCGCTGTATTTGATTACGTTGGATTCAATCATCTCACGGAGCAGGTCATTGCCCTCACGGGTGCGCTCACCCACACCCGCAAATACCGACATGCCGGAATAACTTTTAGCAATGTTATTTATCAGCTCCATGATAATCACCGTTTTGCCTACACCGGCTCCGCCAAAAAGGCCGATTTTGCCTCCCTTGGCATACGGTTCTATAAGATCAATTACTTTGATACCGGTAAATAACACTTCGGTTTCGGTAGAAAGCTCTTCAAATACCGGAGGCATCCGGTGAATGGGATATCCTTTCTGGGTTTTGAGGGGTCCAATGCCATCTATGGCTTCACCCACCACATTCAGCAGCCGGCCCTTTATCTCATCTCCCACAGGCATGGTAATGGGGGCACCGGTATCTACTACTTCCATTCCACGCATGAGACCGTTGGTGGAGTCCATCGCAATAGTACGCACGCTATCTTCACCCAGGTGCTTCTGGCATTCCAGCACCAGCGTGGAGCCGTCTGGCATTTTTACTGTAAGGCTGTTCAGAATATTCGGAAGTTGTCCGTTTTCAAAACTCACGTCCACAACCGCCCCGATAACCTGCTTAACTTTTCCAATATTTGGCATACTTGTATTAAATGGTGTTAAAAAAATCGGTGCAAAGATATGACTTGACTTTTGCAAAGCAAACCTAAAAAACAGGATGTTTTTATTAAAAGCCTGCAGACAGAAGTGTAAGTGCGCATCTTAATGCACGATAAGGCCGCCATTATCTTTCAGCAGTTCAGCGGGTACAGCTTTTAATATTTCTTCTTTCAGGGCCTG from Chitinophagales bacterium encodes:
- the actB gene encoding quinol:cytochrome C oxidoreductase; the protein is MSDEMKYWKGLGEKENAPASRPADEFPEALPALSELEHIARAKSSRRDFLKMMGFSVTAATVAASCEMPVRKSIPYLVKPDEITPGVANYYASTYAEGGDYCSILVKTREGRPIKIEGNKLSKITRGGTSAVVQASVLGLYDNYRLQRPVADGKGTSWKKVDESITAELAAIAAAGGQIRILSSTILSPSMRQVIKDFVSKYPTARHISWDAVSYSAILKANEMTFGKMVIPDYRLDNADLIVSVGADFLGTWLSPVEFAAQYASRRKVSKENPEMSRHIQVESYLSLTGSNADTRVPVRPSEEGAALLHLYNVVASRTGAQSLPLPEFNTQVKNALARIGEELVAAKGRSVLLCGLNDVQAQLITNAINNMLGNYGNTIRFTHASYQKQGDDAAMQELVNELERIDALIILDANPVYAYPEAERFRKGLEKIRLTVSLNPKNDETTALCKYACPTHHYLESWNDAEPKAGFYGITQPTIAPLFKTRHAAESLLKWMGAETTYYDYIRNYWKQNIFPKQTRFVSFDVMWDHAVHDGVFEIDVAADNPSFIPFDVTAAGAALSGNVKTDGLDLVVYEKVAIRDGKFADNPWLQELPDPVSKIAWDNYAAVSKKTAEQYGFRRALTKMNESVGTETDLVKVSANGYEVILPVIVQPGTPENTIAIALGYGRVMDRHKDQEVVGKNVFPFIRFTNGTFVKYTSGASIELASSTAYRIAQTQMHHSIQTPMEKLGVNIERRIVKETTLREYKANPYAGNEDRKEIQKHLKSLYPPHPNLKNGHHWEMTIDLNACIGCGACVISCNAENNVPVVGKLEVSRSREMHWLRIDRYYAGSDENPSVIFQPMLCQHCDNAPCENVCPVSATNHSSEGLNQMAYNRCFGTRYCANNCPYKVRRFNWFDYMGADSFFAGTIFNNDKDEFQMTEDLTRMVLNPDVTIRSRGVMEKCSFCVQRIQEGKLKAKKAGRPLQEEDVVTACQDACPTNAIHFGDLNNENSVVSKIAADERGFKVLEELHVLPSITYLTKVRNKPGAEV
- the actA gene encoding cytochrome c, producing the protein MNLRNLCRLNLIFVSVVFVFHISLAQPSEQVVSGEKLFKANCASCHKIDKKLIGPALKGVEQRWVDAGDFEGKTGREWLNIWIRNSSEAIKSGYPYAVEMGKYDAQVMTAFPQLTDEDIDHILAYIEYVPPASTTAATSEQTPATSGDRSTELFLYGFIAVLLIIIAFLWRLLSNLNRMVMEKQGLPVPEPVPFYRNKKFAVTIVLVLVIYIGYAAVNGAINLGRQQGYMPEQPIKFSHKLHAGIDKIDCQYCHSSAAKGKASAIPSINVCMNCHKGIQEGAINGKYGRKEITKIYAAAGFDPNTLSYHSLGDSAARQLYTEWLKGDPNRKYTQADIEEVLAFVNKPVEWVRIHNLPDHVYFNHAQHVAVAGLECQTCHGPVETMEELYQFAPLSMGWCLNCHRNNEVNFAQNNYYSDYHRLHEQLKAGKIDRITVETIGGTECQKCHY
- the atpD gene encoding ATP synthase subunit beta, which produces MPNIGKVKQVIGAVVDVSFENGQLPNILNSLTVKMPDGSTLVLECQKHLGEDSVRTIAMDSTNGLMRGMEVVDTGAPITMPVGDEIKGRLLNVVGEAIDGIGPLKTQKGYPIHRMPPVFEELSTETEVLFTGIKVIDLIEPYAKGGKIGLFGGAGVGKTVIIMELINNIAKSYSGMSVFAGVGERTREGNDLLREMIESNVIKYSEAFKRGMEQGDWDLSKVDLKELAQSQATLVFGQMNEPPGARARVALSGLTIAEYFRDGDENEPTGKDILFFVDNIFRFTQAGSEVSALLGRMPSAVGYQPTLATEMGLMQERITSTKRGSITSVQAVYVPADDLTDPAPATTFSHLDATTVLSRKIAELGIYPAVDPLDSTSRILTPEIVGEAHYTCAQRVKAILQRYKELQDIIAILGMEELSEEDKLVVHRARRVQRFLSQPFHVAEQFTGLKGCLVSIDETIRGFNMILDGEVDEYPEAAFNLVGTIDEAIEKGKKMLAESK